The genomic DNA TTCCAAGGCCTCATCTACCCCGGCAAATCGGCAACGTTTACCGTCGAACCGGGCATGCCCCCCGCCTTCATCGCGTTTGGATATCACGACCGCGAAGACATCGCCATCGGAATGGTCGGCGTCTACCTGCAATACAAGGCAGCGGGCGTCCCTTGCGAAATGCATGTTTACAGCAACGCCGGCCACGGATTTGGCTTTCGCCCCGGCACCACCACGGCCGCCGGCGATTGGCCCGAACGACTGTGCGATTGGTTAGTTGACACCAAACTGTTGAAAAGAAACACCATGGAACCGACGCAGCCGTAGGTTCGGTCCCCGCATTGCGTCGCAAAGCAGTCCGTCTTGCTGAACGCGATCTATTGCGATGGAGGCGTGGTGGGCAAGCCGAAGTGTTGGGCAAGAAACTCAAGCGTTTTGTTGTTCGACCAAGCGTGACCGCCGTCGAAGAAGTCTGCCTGGATGTTGTCCGGTTTGCCCAAGAGCTTGTAAACCTGTTGCAAGGTTTCCAGCCCCTCACGCGCACCGGCAATCGGGAAGATGGGATCTTCGACGCCATTGATCAATAGAACGGGGCGCGGCGCGTAGAGTGCGACGACGTCATCCATCTCCGCATACTGCATGATCCGTGGCAGGCAATTGCAGATGCAGTGGCGGATCGGAAAAATCGACGATCGATACGTCGAGAATGCTCCCGCGATCATCGCCAACTTGACGCGGTCGTCCAAAACGGGCAGATACATCGAAAGCGTCCCTCCGCCCGAAAGACCGGCGACTCCGATCTTGTCCGGGTCGACTTCTTCCTGGCGGCTCTGAAGGAAATCGATCACTCGCATCGCGTCCCAGCATCGCAAGCCTTGCGGGGTCATTCCTAACAAAAAGGAATCCATCGTGACTTGCGTGCAACTGCGACGGAGGTTCTTGACTCCCGAGTCCTGATTGCCGGCGGTTTCGTTCCAGCCGCGGACATTGATCGCGGCGGTCACATATCCGTGCTTCGCCAGGTAGACGGCATAGTCCAGTTGACTGTCGCGAATCTTTGCTTCTTCATGAGCGTTTTTCGCTTCGCCAATATAGGGAACGATTCCACTGTGCCCGTGCAAACAGACGATCGCAGGCAATGGTGCGGCGCGGTGATGAGGAACAAAGTAGTATACCGGCGCCCAATAGGCCGCTTCGGTTCGAACATAGATCTTGTGCCGTGTGTAGGTGTCGAACGACTTCTCCTCGCTCCACTTCACTTCCAAAGGAACACGGTCGGGCATCTTCCCCAAGAGATCGACAACTACCGGATGCAAGTTCTGCTGCCATTGTTGGTGTTGCGCTGGCGTTTCAGCTTTCCATCGCATCGAGGGTTTGGAGCGGTCTGCCAGATGCGCGAAACTGGCGTCGATTTGAGCGGGGACCGCCGCCACTTCCGGTTCCTTGGCATTCAATTCCCCCAAGGTTGCCAGCAATAGATTGCCGACCCAGAGCGCCGTTCCGATGAATCGATAAGTGGCATTCCATGCATTCAGGTAGGGCTTCCGTTTCATCGATGCTTCCATCGGTGGCGAGGTGGGGGCAGGCGGGAGTTCGGGTTCGAACCATTGAGGATCGATAGTCTGACACCGACAAGCATGACGTTCAAGCGTTTTACCAACCGACCCAAATTGCACGGATGCCATGGGACGCCCCGGAAGTTCGATGTTCCGCCGCACGGTTGATCCAAACAGAGACGGGACCGGTTGGATTTGAGTGAAGTGGATGGTGAACAAGCGTTCTAACTTGGTGCATGCGCTGTGTGGTTTGCGTTGGGGACGCGATCGAGTTGTCGTGAGCGATACGGAGCGCGCGGTAAGCGAGCCAACACGCCCGGTCCGACAAGAAGCTGCCACGATTTTGGCTCCTGTGAATCCCCAGACGACACGTGGGAAAGATTTCGTGTATCCTGCGGATATGAAACTGCATTGCTTGGGAACCGCTGGATATCACCCCAGCGAAACGCGTCAGACGTCTTGTTATCTCTTGCCTGAATCGGGAATCGTTCTCGATGCGGGATCGGGGATGTTCCGGTTGCCACCGCGGATCGAAACGGATCATTTAGACATCCTGCTGACGCATTCTCATCTGGATCATATCTGTGGTCTGACGTTTCTACTGAGTGTGTTGTACCAACGGCCGGTTGCCACGGTGCGGGTCTGGGGCGATCCGGAGAAGCTGTCGGCGATTCAAACGCACCTGTTTAGCGAGTCGATCTTTCCTGTCGGATTGGAAGTGGAGTGGATGCCGGTGCTACCGGGGCAATCGTTTTCATTGAAGGGCGATGCAACGGTGACTCCGTTCTCTCTGGAACACCCCGGCGGATCGATCGGTTATCGAATCGATTGGAACGATCACAGCATGGCGTACGTGACCGATACGACTGCGGATCCCACAGCCGACTACGTTCGGATTGTACGGGGTGTCGATTTGTTATTGCACGAATGCAATTTCCGCACATCCCAAGATGAATGGGCGATCAAGACCGGGCACAGTTCAACCACACGCGTTGGCAAAACGGCCGCCGCCATCGGGGCAGCGCAAAACTGGCTCGTGCATCTGAATCCGCTGGAAACCGACGACGATCCCGTGGGAATCGCCGATGCCAAAGCATGGGTGGATACCATCGATACCGCGCAAGATTTGCAAGTCATCGATTTTTGACGTGTCTGCGTTGGGGCGACGTCTGGAATAAACGGCGCGATCGCCCCAATCCCGATATTTGCGCTCGATCGTTGCGGCTCGGGAGTCCGCTTTCCCCGCGCATGGTGATCGACTGACGTAGGGTTTCTATGGTCGGTCGATACTCGTTGGGTTTCGGCCGTCCGCCACGGTGGACACTACGAACTGGCGACGGGACACGAGACCCAGCATGAAATTTGGATTCGGTACGCTATTGGATCGGGCTTGGCTACTCCTGGATGAAGGGGCGACGCGGGTGGGCGGCGCGCTGACGCATCCGGTGCGCATCGACCATCAAGCACCTTCGTTGGATGCGTTGGAGGACCGATTGCTGTTCAGCGCCACACCGTTGGCTGCGGTTGCCGAACTTGTCGATGGTGACGACGGGGGACTGCAAACGTCCCAGGTCGCGCAGGTCTTGGACTCCGATCCTGGAATCGATTCGACCGACGGAACCAACGAAGCCGGAGCGGCCGCTTCGCAAACGATTGTTTTCATCGATTCGTCGGTGACCGATCTCGATGCGCTACTATCCGATTTGGGCGACGAGAACGCTCGGTTCTCCGTCTTTGTCTTGGACGCCGAACGCGATGGTGTCGACCAGATTAGCGAAGTCTTGAAGACGCAAACGGAAGTCGCAGGAATCCACATCGTCTCGCACGGTGAAGAGGGGCAAATCAAGCTGGGGAGCACTTGGCTTGGAATCGATTCGATGGATGGCTATGCCGGGCAGATCGCCAACTGGGGCGGCAGCTTGGCTGAAGGCGCGGACCTCTTGATTTACGGTTGCGATTTAGCGG from Rosistilla carotiformis includes the following:
- a CDS encoding MBL fold metallo-hydrolase, which gives rise to MYPADMKLHCLGTAGYHPSETRQTSCYLLPESGIVLDAGSGMFRLPPRIETDHLDILLTHSHLDHICGLTFLLSVLYQRPVATVRVWGDPEKLSAIQTHLFSESIFPVGLEVEWMPVLPGQSFSLKGDATVTPFSLEHPGGSIGYRIDWNDHSMAYVTDTTADPTADYVRIVRGVDLLLHECNFRTSQDEWAIKTGHSSTTRVGKTAAAIGAAQNWLVHLNPLETDDDPVGIADAKAWVDTIDTAQDLQVIDF
- a CDS encoding alpha/beta hydrolase family protein — encoded protein: MKRKPYLNAWNATYRFIGTALWVGNLLLATLGELNAKEPEVAAVPAQIDASFAHLADRSKPSMRWKAETPAQHQQWQQNLHPVVVDLLGKMPDRVPLEVKWSEEKSFDTYTRHKIYVRTEAAYWAPVYYFVPHHRAAPLPAIVCLHGHSGIVPYIGEAKNAHEEAKIRDSQLDYAVYLAKHGYVTAAINVRGWNETAGNQDSGVKNLRRSCTQVTMDSFLLGMTPQGLRCWDAMRVIDFLQSRQEEVDPDKIGVAGLSGGGTLSMYLPVLDDRVKLAMIAGAFSTYRSSIFPIRHCICNCLPRIMQYAEMDDVVALYAPRPVLLINGVEDPIFPIAGAREGLETLQQVYKLLGKPDNIQADFFDGGHAWSNNKTLEFLAQHFGLPTTPPSQ